One Actinomycetota bacterium DNA window includes the following coding sequences:
- a CDS encoding crotonase/enoyl-CoA hydratase family protein has protein sequence MDEIVSYTLEGSVATIAMDDGKVNALSPTMLAAIDAAFERARDGASAVILRGRKETFSAGFDLKVLRGGGVETVEMIVGGFRLAHKILSFPRPVVIACTGHAVAMGAFLLLSGDHRIGTTGEFRIVANEVAIGLTMPHAAVEVCRQRLTPAAFNRAVILAETFTPDGAVDAGFLDQVVPMERVDEVARSAAERFTQLNAEAHAASKLRARAHALEAIAAAIESDAAGMRALLG, from the coding sequence ATGGATGAGATCGTCTCCTACACGCTCGAGGGTTCGGTCGCGACCATCGCGATGGACGACGGCAAGGTCAACGCCCTGTCGCCGACGATGCTCGCGGCGATCGACGCCGCGTTCGAGCGCGCCCGCGACGGCGCCTCCGCCGTGATCCTCCGCGGCCGCAAGGAGACGTTCTCGGCGGGCTTCGACCTCAAGGTTCTCCGCGGCGGAGGCGTCGAGACCGTCGAGATGATCGTGGGCGGCTTCCGCCTTGCGCACAAGATCCTCAGCTTCCCGAGGCCGGTCGTGATCGCCTGCACGGGTCACGCCGTCGCGATGGGCGCCTTCCTGCTCCTTTCCGGCGACCACCGGATCGGCACGACCGGCGAGTTCCGCATCGTCGCGAACGAGGTCGCGATCGGGCTCACGATGCCGCACGCGGCGGTCGAGGTCTGTCGGCAGCGGCTCACGCCGGCCGCCTTCAACCGCGCGGTCATCCTCGCCGAGACGTTCACCCCCGACGGCGCCGTGGACGCCGGCTTCCTCGACCAGGTGGTGCCGATGGAGCGGGTCGACGAGGTCGCTCGGTCTGCCGCGGAACGCTTCACGCAGCTCAACGCCGAGGCGCACGCCGCGAGCAAGCTCCGCGCACGAGCGCACGCGCTCGAAGCGATCGCCGCAGCGATCGAATCCGACGCGGCCGGCATGCGCGCCTTGCTGGGATAG